CCTCCACCCCGAACTGGACGTGCTGGCGGTACCGCCCCGCCTGGGGCCGCTCGTGGCGGAACATCGGCTGGATGTAGTAGAGCTTCACCGGTTGGGGACCGTTGTGGAGCCCGTTCTCCAGGTACGCGCGCACGGCGGCCGCCGTCCCCTCGGGCCGCAGCACCAGTTGCCGATCGCTGCCCGGCGGCGTCAGCACGTACATCTCCTTCTGAACGATGTCCGTGGTCTCCCCCACGGTGCGCTGGAAGAGCTCCCGCGCCTCCAGGACCGGCGTCCGCAGCTCCCCGAAGCCGAACCGCCGCGCCACGTCGCGGATCCGGGCCTCGAGGGCCTGCCAGCGCGGCGCCTCCAGGGGGGTGACGTCGTACGTCCCGCGGGGACGCTGGACGCGCTCCAAGGCCTTCCCTCCCCACCTCGACGGCTTGTCCCGGGCCACCTGGCAGCCGGAACCGGCGGGGTCGTCGGCGAGCCGGCGCCGGCTCACGCCCCCGGCGCCCCGTGCGGAGCCGGGCGGTCGGCACCGCGGCGATCCGGCGACCGGCGGACGAACCGGCGCGATCCGGCGGCGCCCCCGCTCCCGCCCCCGTCCCGGGCCTGCCCGGGATGCCGTCCGCGCCCCGCGCCCAGGCCACGCCCGGGGCGCCGGCTGCCGTCCGCCCCGCGGGCGGAAGCGCCGAAGCGTCCTGCCGGCCCGCGGCAGGGGGCGCCCCGCCCCGGCCTAGCCCCGACTGTCCAGCCAGAGGGTGACGGGCCCGTCGTTGACCAGTTCCACCTGCATGTCCGCCCCGAACCAGCCCGTCTGGACGGCCAGCCCCCGCGCGGCCAGGGCCGCCGCCACCGCCTCGTAGAGCGGCTCGGCCTCCGCAGGTGGCGCCGCGGCGGTGAAGGAGGGCCGCCGGCCCCGGCGACAGTCGCCCAGCAGGGTGAACTGGGAGATCAGCAGCACCGCGCCCGCCACCTCGCGGACCGAGCGCTCGAAGTGCCGCCCGGCGGCATCGCCCTCCCCGGGGAAGATCCGCAGGTGGGCGATCTTCTCCGCCATCCACTCCACGTCCGCCGGCCCGTCGCCCCGCTCCACCCCGAGCAAAACAACAACCCCTCGACCGATGGTGCGAGGGGCTTGCCCGGCGGTGCGCACCGACGCCCGGGCCACCCGCTGGATCACGGCCCGCATGCCCGACCTCCGTCCCGCACCGGATGCCTTCCCTCGCCGTCCCCGCCGCCCCGCCGGCCGCGGCCGTGCCGCCCCGCGGGCCCGCCCGCCTCGGGCGGCTCGCGTCGCGGCATCGCCCGGCCCTCGCCTTGCGCCGGAGGGCGACCGGCGCGGCCCGCGGCTCCCGCCGCCCCTACCGCCGACCGATCCGCGCCCCCGGCCCGGGCCGCCACCGCCCGGCACGGCGGCCCGGCGCCATGCTGCCCGATCCGCCCGCCGTCCCGCCCCCGGCCATCCGCCGGCGGCGACCCCGGCCGGACGGGACGCGCAGGGCTACCGGCTGGCCACCCGCTCCACCCGGATCACGTCCCGGACCCGTTCCAGCTGGCGCCGCAGCTGGTCGAACTGCTCCAGGTTCTGGACCTCCACCACCAGGTCGATGGTGGCGGTCCCGTCCTTGTGGGTGCGCGTCCGGGCGGCCAGGATGTTGCGGCGGGTGTCGGCCACCACCGCGGTGATGTCCGAGAGCAGGCCGACCCGGTCGTAGCAGGAGATCTCGACCGCCACCGGGAACGCCTGCCCGGCCACCTGGTCCCAGCTGACGTCGATCAGCCGCCGGTCGGCCTCCGGGCTCGCCTTGAGCATAGTGCAATCGGCCCGGTGGATCGAGACCCCTCGCCCTCGGGTCACGTATCCGACGATGGGGTCGCCGGGCACGGGATTGCAGCAGCGGGAGAACCGGACCAGGACGTGGTCAAGGCCGTCCACCCGCACGCCGGCCCGGGCCGCGGGCGTGCCACCGCGTCGGTCCGCGTCCTCCGCCGCCGGATCCGGCGGCGCCGCCCCGCCCTCCGCCGCGTCGCGGGCCTGCTGCCGCCGGTAGAGCTCCCGCAACCGGCCCGCCACCTGGCCGGCCGCCACGCCACCGTAGCCGATGGCGACCAACAGCTCCTCGCCGTCGGGCAGGTTGTACCGGCCGGCCACCTCGTCCAGCCAGTCCTTGCGCCAGACCTCCCGCACGGGCAGGCCGTGGGCCCTGAGCTCGTGCTCCAGCATGAGGCGCCCGCGCTCCAGGTTCTCGTCCCGCCGCTGCTTCTTGAGCCATTGGCGGATGCGGCTGCGGGCCGTGGAGGTGCGGACGAACTGCAGCCAGTCGGCGGAGGGGCCGCCGGATTGCTTGTTCGTCAGGATCTCGACGATGTCGCCGTTCTTCAGCCGGTAGTCCAGGGGCACGATGCGGCCGTTGACCTTGGCGCCCACGCAGTGATGGCCGATCTCGGTGTGGATGCGATAGGCGAAGTCCACCGGCGTCGAACCCGCCGGCAGGTCGATCACGTCCCCCTTGGGCGTGAAGACGAAGACCTCGTCGGAGAAGACGTCGATCTTGAGCGACTCCATGAACTCCCGGGCGTCGCCCAGGTCGTTCTGCCACTCCAGGATCTGGCGCAGCCAGGCCAGCTTGGCGTCGAAGTCCTTGTCGGTGCGGCCCCGCTCCTTGTACCGCCAGTGGGCGGCGATGCCGTACTCGGCGGTGCGGTGCATGTCCCACGTGCGGATCTGGATCTCGAAGGGCTCGCCCTGGGGGCCGATGACCGTGGTGTGCAGGGACTGGTACATGTTGGACTTCGGCGTGGCGATGTAGTCCTTGAAGCGGCCGGGCAGCGGCCGCCAGATGGTGTGGACCACGCCCAGGGCCCCGTAGCAGTCCTTCACCGTGTCGACGATGACCCGCACGGCGATGAGGTCGTAGATCTGGGACAGGTCCTTGCCCTGCTCGTACATCTTGCGGTAGATGCTGTAGAAGTGCTTCGCCCTTCCCTGGATGTCCGCCCGGATGCCGGCCTCGGCCAGGCGCGCCTTCAAGGTGGCGATGATCACCTGGGCCAGCGCCTCGCGCTCGGCCCGCTTGCGCGGGATGCGCTCCGCCAGCTCCCGGTAGTGCTCGGGCTCCAGATAGCGCAGCGCCAGGTCCTCCAGCTCGCACTGGATCTGGGACATCCCCAGCCGGTGGGCCAGCGGCGCGAAGATCTCCAGGGTCTCGCGGGACTTGGCGATCTGCTTCTCCCGCGGCACCACCGACAGCGTCCGCATGTTGTGCAGCCGGTCGGCGAGCTTGATCAGCACGACGCGGATGTCCCGCGCCATGGCGAGGAACATCTTGCGCAGGTTCTCCGCCTGTTCCTCCAGGCGGGTGCGCCACTCGATCCGGTTGAGCTTGGTCACCCCGTCGACCAGCAGCGCCACCTCCGGCCCGAACTCCCGCTCCACCTGCTCCAGGGTCACGGGCGTGTCCTCCACCGTGTCGTGGAGCAGGGCGGCCACCAGGGTGGCGGCGTCGAGCTCCAGATCGGCCAGGATCAGCGCCACGGCCAGGGGGTGCTCGATGAAGTCCTGACCCGAGGCGCGCTTCTGGCCGTGATGGGCCGCCTTGCTGAACTCGAAGGCGCGGCGCAGCCACTCCAGCTCCTCCGCGCCCAGGTAGCGCCCCGCCCGCTCCAACAGGGCATCGGGCGTGATGGATGGCTGCAGCTCCACCGCCACGGGCCAGACACCCCCTTCCCGCGTGCGCTCGTTGCCGTCGGGGGCCTGCCTCTCAGCCGCCGGCCGTGCCGGCGGCGGTGCCCCCCGCGGGGCCGGGCCGGGTCCCGGCGCCGGCGTCTCCGCTGCGGCGTCTTATCACTTCATTGTAGCTCGGCGGCAGGGGCAAGGCCAGGGGATGGGCCAGCCCGCGCTCCGCCTCGGCCCAGCGGCCCGCCGCCAGGGCCGCCGCCACCCCGTCCAGCAGGCGGCGGCGGGCCATCCCTGTGCGGTAGCGCGGGCTGTGGTTGAGGTCGAAGGCGCGCCGGCCCCGCGGGGCCAGCGCCCAGGCCCGCTCGCTGGCGTCCACGGGCGTCAGCACGCCCGCCTCGCGCAGGATCTCCACCGCCGCGCGCACCGTATGCCGGGGCCACCCCGGCAGGTGGCGGGCCAGGGCATCCACCACGGCCGCCAGGTCGCCGGGGACCACGGGCCCGCCCACCGGCCCCCTCCCACGGCCCCCCGCCGCACCGCCGCCTGTCGCCGCCACCCGCTCCAGCGCCGCGTACACGCGGGTCAGCATCCCGCGATCCGGGTAGAGCTCCGCCGTCCAGCGGCGGCGGCGCTCCACCTCCGCGGCCAGCCAGGCCGCGCGCTGGGCCGCGGCCGGCCGCACGTCGGCGACGTGTAGGTCGACCCGTTCCTCCCCGCGGAAGGTGCCGACCCGCGGGCGGACGGCCACCTCCACCCGCCCCACCCGCCGGACGCGCTCGGCCAGGGCACCGAGTCCGAAGGCCACCGCGGATCCGCCTGCCCACTCCAGGCGCAGGTGCTCGCCCTCCTCGCCCACGGGGCGCGCCGCCACGGGTCCGAGGTCCACCAGGGCGATCACCGGCTCGGGATGGCCCTCGCCGAAGGGGGCCAATCGCTCCAGCTCGCGGACGGCGGCCACGGTCACCTCGTCCGGGCGCGCCACGGCGTCCACCTCCAGCAGCGGCACCCGGTCCTCCGGCGCCAGGTGGGCGCGGGCCTCCGCCGCCAGTCGCTGGCCGAGATCGCCCCATCGCGCTGCGGGCAGGGTGAAGCCGGCCGCCTGGGCGTGGCCGCCGAACCGGTCGAAGAGCTCGGCGCACGCCTCGAGCGCCCGGAACAGGTGGAACCCGGCGATGCTGCGGCCCGAACCGGTGATGCGATCCCCCTCGCGGCGACCCACCAGCGCAGGCCGGTGGAAGACGTCCACCAGCCGCGACGCCACGATGCCCAGGACGCCCTGGTGCCAGCGGGGGTCGGCCAGGGCGATGACCTCGCCGCCGATCAGCCCCTCCCCCCGCTCCAGCCGGGCCAGGGCCTGGCCGAGGGCCAGCTCCTCCTGCTGGCGGCGCAGCCGGTTCAGCTGCTCGACGGCTAGCGCCAGGGCGCGGGCGCGGGTCCTCGAGTCGGTGGCCAGCAGCTCGAAGGCCTGGGACGCCGATCCCATGCGACCGGCGGCGTTGAGCCGCGGCGCCAGGATGAAGGCCACGCCGTGGGCGTCCAGGCGGGTGTCGGAGAGCCCCGCCGCCTCGGCCAGCGCCGCCAGGCCGGGCAGGGGGCTGGCGGCCAGTTCCTCCAGTCCCCGCTGGACCAGGGTGCGGTTCTCGTCCTGG
The sequence above is drawn from the Thermaerobacter sp. FW80 genome and encodes:
- the dtd gene encoding D-aminoacyl-tRNA deacylase; this translates as MRAVIQRVARASVRTAGQAPRTIGRGVVVLLGVERGDGPADVEWMAEKIAHLRIFPGEGDAAGRHFERSVREVAGAVLLISQFTLLGDCRRGRRPSFTAAAPPAEAEPLYEAVAAALAARGLAVQTGWFGADMQVELVNDGPVTLWLDSRG
- the recJ gene encoding single-stranded-DNA-specific exonuclease RecJ codes for the protein MRPPLLGRRWRVRPASAQAAARLAQALGITPLTARVLAARGFADASQARQLLQGGPPLRDPFRLPDMEAAVDRIRRALARGEGILVVGDYDADGVAAAALLYRGLRRLEPAARVEVYIPDRLREGYGVPGGALDVADAVGATLLITVDNGIAAHGPLAEARRRGIDTIVTDHHQVQGDLPPALAVVNPHRPDSEYPWRGLCGTGVVFKLLQALVGDEPAPSEWWQLAAVATVADVVPLQDENRTLVQRGLEELAASPLPGLAALAEAAGLSDTRLDAHGVAFILAPRLNAAGRMGSASQAFELLATDSRTRARALALAVEQLNRLRRQQEELALGQALARLERGEGLIGGEVIALADPRWHQGVLGIVASRLVDVFHRPALVGRREGDRITGSGRSIAGFHLFRALEACAELFDRFGGHAQAAGFTLPAARWGDLGQRLAAEARAHLAPEDRVPLLEVDAVARPDEVTVAAVRELERLAPFGEGHPEPVIALVDLGPVAARPVGEEGEHLRLEWAGGSAVAFGLGALAERVRRVGRVEVAVRPRVGTFRGEERVDLHVADVRPAAAQRAAWLAAEVERRRRWTAELYPDRGMLTRVYAALERVAATGGGAAGGRGRGPVGGPVVPGDLAAVVDALARHLPGWPRHTVRAAVEILREAGVLTPVDASERAWALAPRGRRAFDLNHSPRYRTGMARRRLLDGVAAALAAGRWAEAERGLAHPLALPLPPSYNEVIRRRSGDAGAGTRPGPAGGTAAGTAGG
- a CDS encoding bifunctional (p)ppGpp synthetase/guanosine-3',5'-bis(diphosphate) 3'-pyrophosphohydrolase, translating into MAVELQPSITPDALLERAGRYLGAEELEWLRRAFEFSKAAHHGQKRASGQDFIEHPLAVALILADLELDAATLVAALLHDTVEDTPVTLEQVEREFGPEVALLVDGVTKLNRIEWRTRLEEQAENLRKMFLAMARDIRVVLIKLADRLHNMRTLSVVPREKQIAKSRETLEIFAPLAHRLGMSQIQCELEDLALRYLEPEHYRELAERIPRKRAEREALAQVIIATLKARLAEAGIRADIQGRAKHFYSIYRKMYEQGKDLSQIYDLIAVRVIVDTVKDCYGALGVVHTIWRPLPGRFKDYIATPKSNMYQSLHTTVIGPQGEPFEIQIRTWDMHRTAEYGIAAHWRYKERGRTDKDFDAKLAWLRQILEWQNDLGDAREFMESLKIDVFSDEVFVFTPKGDVIDLPAGSTPVDFAYRIHTEIGHHCVGAKVNGRIVPLDYRLKNGDIVEILTNKQSGGPSADWLQFVRTSTARSRIRQWLKKQRRDENLERGRLMLEHELRAHGLPVREVWRKDWLDEVAGRYNLPDGEELLVAIGYGGVAAGQVAGRLRELYRRQQARDAAEGGAAPPDPAAEDADRRGGTPAARAGVRVDGLDHVLVRFSRCCNPVPGDPIVGYVTRGRGVSIHRADCTMLKASPEADRRLIDVSWDQVAGQAFPVAVEISCYDRVGLLSDITAVVADTRRNILAARTRTHKDGTATIDLVVEVQNLEQFDQLRRQLERVRDVIRVERVASR